In one Saimiri boliviensis isolate mSaiBol1 chromosome 19, mSaiBol1.pri, whole genome shotgun sequence genomic region, the following are encoded:
- the LOC141582177 gene encoding uncharacterized protein LOC141582177, translating to MRDGPQDKRLACQGHRTGSHAIACVDTWRPLEGASLCFTCVREGCRAAGGGRRREKKRAPTASGGSCVLGQLPPAAAELCVPAQPAHLPLIPAAAQYPVRDLPLKREVRHSLRPGATVADPTPEAAFPLRPEPRQSVAAALTVHIVLTHPLALKSAGENTDARTAYALPRASSSSSSREFESRSIWFQSWAHFTHHLWPGCSSSWRTAGGRFWSLKTPGAQRPALLVPSPALVGTSPVTKPDFTHFREKQRELLLVSSGAAEDAPCRLRDRWCVEWPDCLHGAFRLWLGKSCLLLLWAHFLKPAGTRKVGGETGVVVGSGVSQGNEFCFSFFD from the exons GGCCTCTGGAGGGCGCTTCCCTTTGCTTCACCTGTGTAAGAGAAGGGTGCAGGGCGGCTGGGGGGGGgcggaggagggagaagaagcgCGCCCCGACCGCCTCTGGGGGCAGCTGTGTGCTGGGACAGTTGCCCCCCGCCGCCGCGGAGCTCTGCGTCCCCGCTCAGCCAGCCCACCTGCCACTCATCCCA GCTGCAGCACAGTACCCGGTGCGAGATCTTCCTCTGAAGAGGGAGGTCCGGCACAGCCTGCGGCCTGGAGCGACGGTGGCTGACCCCACGCCGGAGGCCGCATTCCCACTGCGCCCAGAGCCACGCCAGTCAGTGGCCGCAGCCCTCACTGTCCACATCGTCCTCACTCATCCGCTAGCTCTGAAGTCTGCAGGTGAAAACACTGATGCTCGGACAGCGTATGCCTTGCCCAGGGCCTCATCATCAAGCAGTAGCAGAGAATTTGAATCCAGATCGATCTGGTTTCAAAGCTGGGCTCATTTCACCCACCACCTGTGGCCTGGATGTTCCAGCAGCTGGAGGACTGCAGGCGGTCGGTTTTGGAGCCTGAAGACCCCAGGAGCCCAGCGCCCAGCGCTTCTCGTCCCTTCTCCAG CTCTTGTCGGGACCTCACCTGTTACTAAGCCTGATTTCACACACTTCCGAGAGAAGCAGCGAGAG CTGCTCCTCGTATCCTCGGGGGCCGCAGAGGACGCCCCCTGCCGTCTCAGGGACAGGTGGTGTGTCGAGTGGCCAGACTGTCTTCACGGCGCCTTCCGTCTCTGGCTGGGTAAAAGCTGCCTACTACTCCTGTGGGCTCACTTCCTCAAACCCGCGGGGACACGGAAAGTAGGTGGGGAAACAGGGGTTGTGGTGGGGTCAGGCGTCAGCCAGGGcaatgagttttgtttttctttttttgattga
- the PLEKHO1 gene encoding pleckstrin homology domain-containing family O member 1 isoform X2 produces MMKKNNSAKRGPQDGNQQPAPPEKVGWVRKFCGKGIFREIWKNRYVMLKGDQLCISEKEVKDEKNIQEVFDLSDYEKCEELRKSKSRSKKNHSKFTLAHSKQPGNTAPNLIFLAVSPEEKESWINALNSAITRAKNRILDEVTVEEDSYLAHPTRDRAKIQHSRRPPTRGHLMAVASTSTSDGMLTLDLIQEEDPSPEEPASCAESFRVDLDKSVGQLAGSRRRADSDRIQPSAERASSLSRPWERPDKGATYTPQAPKKLAPAEKGRCASLEEILSQRDAAPPRTLQLRAEEPPTPVLPKPGQLSRIQDLVARKLEKTQELLAEVHGLGDGKRKARDPPGSPPDSESEQLLLETERLLGEASSNWSQAKRVLQEVRELRDLYRQMDLQTPDSHLRQTPPHSQYRKSLM; encoded by the exons ATGATGAAGAAGAACAATTCCGCCAAACGG GGGCCTCAGGATGGAAACCAGCAGCCTGCACCGCCCGAGAAGGTCGGCTGGGTCCGGAAATTCTGCGGGAAAGGGATTTTCAGGGAGATTTGGAAAAACCGCTATGTGATGCTGAAGGGGGACCAGCTCTGCATCTCCGAGAAGGAG gtaaaagatgagaaaaatattcaAGAGGTGTTTGACCTGAGTGACTATGAGAAGTGTGAAGAGCTCCGGAAGTccaagagcaggagcaagaagaACCACAGCAAGTTTACTCTCGCCCACTCCAAGCAGCCGGGCAACACG GCACCCAACCTCATCTTCCTGGCAGTGAGTCCAGAAGAGAAGGAATCGTGGATCAATGCCCTCAACTCCGCCATCACCCGAGCCAAGAACCGTATCTTGGATGAG GTCACCGTTGAGGAGGACAGCTATCTTGCCCACCCCACTCGAGACAGGGCGAAAATCCAGCACTCCCGTCGCCCCCCAACAAGGGGACACCTGATGGCTGTG GCGTCCACCTCTACCTCAGATGGAATGCTGACCTTGGACCTGATCCAGGAGGAAGACCCTTCCCCCGAGGAACCAGCCTCTTGTGCCGAGAGCTTTCGGGTTGACCTGGACAAGTCTGTGGGCCAGCTGGCAGGGAGCCGGCGGAGGGCAGACTCGGACCGCATCCAGCCCTCCGCAGAGCGGGCAAGCAGCCTCTCCCGACCTTGGGAGAGACCGGACAAGGGGGCCACCTACACCCCCCAGGCACCCAAGAAGTTGGCTCCCGCAGAGAAAGGCCGCTGCGCCTCGCTGgaggagatcctgtctcagcGGGACGCCGCCCCTCCCCGCACCCTCCAGCTGCGGGCTGAGGAACCCCCAACCCCTGTCCTTCCCAAGCCGGGGCAGCTGTCCCGGATCCAGGACCTGGTGGCAAGGAAACTGGAGAAGACTCAGGAGCTGCTGGCAGAGGTTCACGGCCTGGGGGATGGGAAGCGAAAGGCCAGGGACCCCCCCGGGTCTCCGCCGGATTCGGAGTCGGAGCAGCTGCTGCTGGAGACAGAGCGGCTGCTGGGCGAGGCGTCGTCGAATTGGAGCCAGGCGAAGAGGGTGCTGCAGGAGGTCAGGGAGCTGAGAGACCTGTACAGACAGATGGACCTGCAGACCCCCGACTCCCACCTCAGACAGACCCCCCCCCACAGTCAGTACCGGAAGAGCCTGAtgtga
- the PLEKHO1 gene encoding pleckstrin homology domain-containing family O member 1 isoform X1 — protein MMKKNNSAKRVKDEKNIQEVFDLSDYEKCEELRKSKSRSKKNHSKFTLAHSKQPGNTAPNLIFLAVSPEEKESWINALNSAITRAKNRILDEVTVEEDSYLAHPTRDRAKIQHSRRPPTRGHLMAVASTSTSDGMLTLDLIQEEDPSPEEPASCAESFRVDLDKSVGQLAGSRRRADSDRIQPSAERASSLSRPWERPDKGATYTPQAPKKLAPAEKGRCASLEEILSQRDAAPPRTLQLRAEEPPTPVLPKPGQLSRIQDLVARKLEKTQELLAEVHGLGDGKRKARDPPGSPPDSESEQLLLETERLLGEASSNWSQAKRVLQEVRELRDLYRQMDLQTPDSHLRQTPPHSQYRKSLM, from the exons ATGATGAAGAAGAACAATTCCGCCAAACGG gtaaaagatgagaaaaatattcaAGAGGTGTTTGACCTGAGTGACTATGAGAAGTGTGAAGAGCTCCGGAAGTccaagagcaggagcaagaagaACCACAGCAAGTTTACTCTCGCCCACTCCAAGCAGCCGGGCAACACG GCACCCAACCTCATCTTCCTGGCAGTGAGTCCAGAAGAGAAGGAATCGTGGATCAATGCCCTCAACTCCGCCATCACCCGAGCCAAGAACCGTATCTTGGATGAG GTCACCGTTGAGGAGGACAGCTATCTTGCCCACCCCACTCGAGACAGGGCGAAAATCCAGCACTCCCGTCGCCCCCCAACAAGGGGACACCTGATGGCTGTG GCGTCCACCTCTACCTCAGATGGAATGCTGACCTTGGACCTGATCCAGGAGGAAGACCCTTCCCCCGAGGAACCAGCCTCTTGTGCCGAGAGCTTTCGGGTTGACCTGGACAAGTCTGTGGGCCAGCTGGCAGGGAGCCGGCGGAGGGCAGACTCGGACCGCATCCAGCCCTCCGCAGAGCGGGCAAGCAGCCTCTCCCGACCTTGGGAGAGACCGGACAAGGGGGCCACCTACACCCCCCAGGCACCCAAGAAGTTGGCTCCCGCAGAGAAAGGCCGCTGCGCCTCGCTGgaggagatcctgtctcagcGGGACGCCGCCCCTCCCCGCACCCTCCAGCTGCGGGCTGAGGAACCCCCAACCCCTGTCCTTCCCAAGCCGGGGCAGCTGTCCCGGATCCAGGACCTGGTGGCAAGGAAACTGGAGAAGACTCAGGAGCTGCTGGCAGAGGTTCACGGCCTGGGGGATGGGAAGCGAAAGGCCAGGGACCCCCCCGGGTCTCCGCCGGATTCGGAGTCGGAGCAGCTGCTGCTGGAGACAGAGCGGCTGCTGGGCGAGGCGTCGTCGAATTGGAGCCAGGCGAAGAGGGTGCTGCAGGAGGTCAGGGAGCTGAGAGACCTGTACAGACAGATGGACCTGCAGACCCCCGACTCCCACCTCAGACAGACCCCCCCCCACAGTCAGTACCGGAAGAGCCTGAtgtga